In Chitinophaga sp. H8, the sequence TTGAGGTAAAATACGTCCTGACCTCCGGGATCCAGTTCAAAATCATATTTCACCATTATGGGAGTCTCCAGCCTGGTCAGATCTTCAATCTCTTTATTCCCCAGCGTCACTTCCGTATTAAAATATGACTTGACCAATGGCTTAAAATATTCTTCTTTTCCTTTTTCCTTTATTTTGCTACGGATGTTATAAGATTCAAAATAGGTGGGCCTTTGCTGGAAACTACCTTTAATAGTTCCATTTTCTCCTTTTGCCAGGATTACGCTGGTAAACTTCTGTTCCAGCAGGGAATCTGCATCAAACCTTAACGCGAGCGCCTCCTGGGTGACCATACGGGCATCACCGTTGTAGCATGACTGATCCAGCTTGCCAAATCCCAGGAAAGGGTGAGAGGCATCCAGGTAAACTGTTCCTTCTGCTGAAGTAAAGGCTACAATGGTATAATTGAACCGGTTGCGGATAGGATACAATGAGTAAACCATGCCATGATCACGCGTGCTTAGTATGACCGGCTGCGCCTCCAGCTTTGCCCGCCGTAGCATAGCCAGTAACAACAGATTTATCTCTGTCACATTGCCGCTTTTAGCTGACAATATGTTTTTAAACGACTTTTCCATCCATAAAGCAGAATGCTCGGTACAGGTAAAGTTATCCCGCACATAGGCATAGATTTTTTCCGCTTTTTCCCTTGGTGTGTTGGCATCTGCAACCAGCTTGTCTACCACATCTCCCAGGAAACCATTATTTTTATCCAGCGCAGCGCCATAGTCTTCATCCTTCAGCATTTCTTCCGTAAGCTTAGGCCAGGTACTCATGATAGGTTTTACGGGTGTATTCGGATATTTGATGGCAGACAGCTGAAACTCTATTTTAGTGATATGATTCCGCAGGGAAGTCGTAAAGCTCTCATCTTTCAGGGCAGGCACGTCTACGGCTACCCAACGATGGGTGGTCACCCCGGCAATCAGGGAAAAAGTTTCACTGCGGCCGGTACCTCCTCCATAAGCACCTGCCTGATTTACCCGGAAGGAAAATAATTTCTGGAAATCCTTTTTAGTTCTATCCTGGAAAGCATGGTAGCCCTGCGCCAGGAAGATATAATCAAAGTATTCTGGTATTGTTACGGCATATTCGCTCCAGATGATGGGATATTGTCCCTGGAATGCCCATGAACGCAGGTTAAAATAGAAGTCAGATGTAACAGTATAACTATACTCAATAATCGTCCCTTCCTTTACCGCCGGGAGTGTAAACTTTTTCAGGATCAGGTTTTTGGTTTGTTTGTCAGTAAATACACTTTTGCTTTCCAATCGTGTTTCCACCACTTTACCATTTTCCAGGTTATAGGCAGCAGCTTTCAGGTTAGACACCTTTTCCTCATCGGTAACGCCTTTATACAAGGGAATTTCCACTGTAGCGGCATCATAACCATTTTTATCCAGTATCCGGATCCTGCGGTGTACTTTAAAGATCAGCTGAAAGCCACCCCCATCTGCCTCGAATTCAGAGGAGCCTATATCTGCCAGTACAATAGCATGTGCTCCCGTATCCTGGTCAAAACGGTCTTTTTTAAACTCTTCAGGGTCTACTTTCCCGTATTTAATTTTAAGTTTATCCTGGGCTGTAGCAGTAAAAGCTAACAAACAGCAAACGATAACGGGTACAACAAATTTATTAAGCATAAGTACATATTGATATAGGGAAGATAAATCGGGCGCTAAGGTATCACAATTTAGTAAATAGACAAACGGCACATAGGTGCTATAATAGCTGTTAACCAGCCGCTTTTATGTACCTTGCATAGCATAAAGATGTTACAGACCGAAAAAAATACGGCCTTTATAAAGCAGCTGGCTGCCGAACTGGGATTTGATCATTGCGGTATAGCCGCAGCTACGCAGCTCGATGAAGACGCTTACCGTCTGGAAAACTGGTTGAATAAAGGCATGCATGGTACGATGAAGTACATGGAGAATTACTTTGACAAAAGAATAGATCCACGTAAGCTGGTAGACAATGCCCAGTCAGTTATCACCCTGCTCATGAATTATTTCCCTGCTCAGCAACAACGCCCGGATGCACCACAGGTTGCCAAATATGCCTATGGTGCTGATTATCACGAAGTAATCCGCGACAAGCTAAAGACCATGCTCCTGCGCATGGAAGAGCAGATAGGTGCAGTCCATGGCCGGGGATTTGTGGATTCGGCACCTGTACTGGAACGTAGCTGGGCTACCCGCAGCGGGTTGGGCTGGATAGGCAAAAATGGTAATCTGATCCATAAGCAGGCGGGGTCCTACTTCTTTATCGCTACCCTCATTATCGATTTACCCTTGTGTTATGATGGCCCTGTGGCCGACTACTGCGGTTCGTGTACCCGTTGCCTCGATGCCTGCCCCACAGGCGCCCTGGTATCTCCGGGTGTGGTAGATGGCAGCCGTTGTATCTCCTATTTTACAATTGAGTTAAAAGAGCTGGTCATTCCGGATCATATGCAGGGTAAGTTTGAAAACTGGATGTTTGGCTGCGATATCTGTCAGGATGTATGTCCATGGAACCGCTTTGCCAAACCTCATACAGAAATACAGTTTACCCCCATTCCGGCCATACTTAACTTCAGTACCAAAGACTGGGAAGAAATGACAGAGGCAGCTTTCAGACAACTTTTCAAAAACTCGCCGATGAAGCGTTCCAAATTTGCCGGTATCCGCAGAAATCTCCAATTCCTTGAAAAAAAAGGAAGTCCCTCCTCCGGCAACCCATAATTATCAAGATCCCGCTGTAAATTTCTACCCCTTCCTCCTGCCTTTATATCCCGGATTTTAGGAATAATGCCACCAGATATTGAAAATTTACTGCTAAAACTTTGATATTCATTTTAGCATAGCATACATTTGCAGTGTCGGAAGATCGGATTCTAAGAACGAAAGATGGACATTTATAGCATAACAGACTGATAATAATACATCAGCAGCATTCACCCAAATAATGACCATTCATTAATAATAGCGCATTCTATTTATACCTAATGTACCAACATAATTTTTTTTAACTTTTTATGGACCTGAGTACCATAACGTGGAATTAAGCATTAAGGGTCGAATTCTTTCGACCTTTCTTTTTTTTAGCTGTTAGCTGTTGTATTACCCATTCTTAAGTAGAGATACTCCCCTCGTATAACCTCCGCTGCATTCAGCTAAAAGCCAGCTCCTATTTTAAGCCTCTTTCCAGAAATACTGGATATTCAATTTATTTTTTCCAATCTTTATTATTAGAATGTAACGGGCAATCACCAACTGGTACTAACTTAATTTATCATTTATCATTTACCATGGACATACAAGTTTTGACAGCTCCTGGCTTAGGCGGCTCAGGTCCTTTGCACTGGCAAAGCCTCTGGGAAGAAGCTGAACCAGGATTTGTGCGTATTAACCAGGACAACTGGCAGGCCCCGGTTTGCAGCCAATGGGTAAACAGTATAGAGCAGGCAGTTGCCCTGGCAGGCCCGCAGGTGGTGATAGCTGCACATAGCCTGGCTTGTATTGCGCTCGCCTACTGGGCACAACAAACAAAGCTTATTATCAGGGGAGCCTTACTGGTGGCACCAGCAGATACAGAACGCCCCGCTTTTCCACCGGAGGCAACAGGCTTTCAGCCCATCCCGCTACAACAGCTCCCTTTCAACAGCATTGTAGTCAGCAGTACCAATGATGAATATATTACCCTGGAAAGAGCCGCCTTCCTGGCACAATGCTGGGGAAGCCGGTTTGTAAATACCGGTCCCCAAGGCCATATTAATGCCGCCTCTAACCTGGGAGACTGGCCCAAAGGGAAAAAACTCCTGAAAGAACTTTTACAGAACTGGCAAACGCTTTGATATCCTCCATGGAGAGTGTTTGTAGCGCCAGGCAAAATACCCTAACAATACTATTGTCCAATCCGCAATCCAGCTAATCATGCTCAAAAAACTGCGCTTCCTTTTTTTGTTACTGACGGTTACCGGCCTGCATGCCCAGCCTCACGCACAAAATGCCTGGCTGTTTGCTTATTTTAAAGATAATGGTGCCGATGGCCTGCATCTGGCATATAGCCATAATGGGTATACGTGGAAAGCAATGAACCAGGATAAAGCTGTATTAGCCCCTACCGCCGGCCATGATAAGCTAATGCGTGACCCATGTATTATTAAAGGATCGGATGGTAAGTTTCATATGGTATGGACCGTTAGCTGGAATGAAAAAGGGATTGGCTATGCCAGCTCCCCGGATTTACTTAACTGGTCGGAACAACAATATATCCCTGTGATGGCCCAGGAGAAAGATGCCCTCAACTGCTGGGCACCCGAAATCACCTATGATGCAGTGCACCAGGAATATATGATCTACTGGGCAACCACTATTCCGGGCCGGTTTAAAGCAGGGGCCAACAGCGGAGACGATAAATATAATCACCGCATCTATTATACCACTACCCGTGATTTTAAACACTTCAGCAAAACCAGGCTGTTATACGATCATGGCTTTAATGTAATTGATGCCAGTATAGTCCGCTACCGCGACCAGTATGTCATGTTTTTAAAAGATGAAACACGCACTCCGCCTCAGAAGAATATCCGTATAGCCGTCAGTAAACACCTGAAAGGCCCTTACAGTAAACCGGGTGTTCCCATTACCGGTGCCTACTGGGCAGAAGGCCCTACTACCCTGCAAATAGACGGGAAGTGGATTGTTTATTTCGACAAATATACTTCCGGGAAAATGGGGGGTGTGAGCTCACCTGACCTGCAGCAATGGACTGACATTTCTGAACAGCTCAGCTTTCCGCAAGGCATGCGGCATGGTACCGTTTTCCCGGTTACCATGGATGAGCTTAAACGGGTTGTACAACAAT encodes:
- a CDS encoding transglutaminase domain-containing protein — protein: MLNKFVVPVIVCCLLAFTATAQDKLKIKYGKVDPEEFKKDRFDQDTGAHAIVLADIGSSEFEADGGGFQLIFKVHRRIRILDKNGYDAATVEIPLYKGVTDEEKVSNLKAAAYNLENGKVVETRLESKSVFTDKQTKNLILKKFTLPAVKEGTIIEYSYTVTSDFYFNLRSWAFQGQYPIIWSEYAVTIPEYFDYIFLAQGYHAFQDRTKKDFQKLFSFRVNQAGAYGGGTGRSETFSLIAGVTTHRWVAVDVPALKDESFTTSLRNHITKIEFQLSAIKYPNTPVKPIMSTWPKLTEEMLKDEDYGAALDKNNGFLGDVVDKLVADANTPREKAEKIYAYVRDNFTCTEHSALWMEKSFKNILSAKSGNVTEINLLLLAMLRRAKLEAQPVILSTRDHGMVYSLYPIRNRFNYTIVAFTSAEGTVYLDASHPFLGFGKLDQSCYNGDARMVTQEALALRFDADSLLEQKFTSVILAKGENGTIKGSFQQRPTYFESYNIRSKIKEKGKEEYFKPLVKSYFNTEVTLGNKEIEDLTRLETPIMVKYDFELDPGGQDVFYLNPLFGEATKTNPFKALERKYPVEMPCVFDEVYSFNMEVPDGYVVDELPQSAAARYNEDEGLFQYMIQQSDNTIQFRCRTKLNKANFPPEEYASLREFFDLVVKKQAEQIVLKKKK
- the queG gene encoding tRNA epoxyqueuosine(34) reductase QueG, which codes for MLQTEKNTAFIKQLAAELGFDHCGIAAATQLDEDAYRLENWLNKGMHGTMKYMENYFDKRIDPRKLVDNAQSVITLLMNYFPAQQQRPDAPQVAKYAYGADYHEVIRDKLKTMLLRMEEQIGAVHGRGFVDSAPVLERSWATRSGLGWIGKNGNLIHKQAGSYFFIATLIIDLPLCYDGPVADYCGSCTRCLDACPTGALVSPGVVDGSRCISYFTIELKELVIPDHMQGKFENWMFGCDICQDVCPWNRFAKPHTEIQFTPIPAILNFSTKDWEEMTEAAFRQLFKNSPMKRSKFAGIRRNLQFLEKKGSPSSGNP
- a CDS encoding RBBP9/YdeN family alpha/beta hydrolase: MDIQVLTAPGLGGSGPLHWQSLWEEAEPGFVRINQDNWQAPVCSQWVNSIEQAVALAGPQVVIAAHSLACIALAYWAQQTKLIIRGALLVAPADTERPAFPPEATGFQPIPLQQLPFNSIVVSSTNDEYITLERAAFLAQCWGSRFVNTGPQGHINAASNLGDWPKGKKLLKELLQNWQTL
- a CDS encoding family 43 glycosylhydrolase gives rise to the protein MLKKLRFLFLLLTVTGLHAQPHAQNAWLFAYFKDNGADGLHLAYSHNGYTWKAMNQDKAVLAPTAGHDKLMRDPCIIKGSDGKFHMVWTVSWNEKGIGYASSPDLLNWSEQQYIPVMAQEKDALNCWAPEITYDAVHQEYMIYWATTIPGRFKAGANSGDDKYNHRIYYTTTRDFKHFSKTRLLYDHGFNVIDASIVRYRDQYVMFLKDETRTPPQKNIRIAVSKHLKGPYSKPGVPITGAYWAEGPTTLQIDGKWIVYFDKYTSGKMGGVSSPDLQQWTDISEQLSFPQGMRHGTVFPVTMDELKRVVQQFDTSTSSIGLSNKGGGALSPHVYSMSMAHSHNDYERSKPFYEAAALKCGSIEADIHLKAGTLYVAHDEEDIQPQRTFEQLYLRPVLKQMARNHGKVYADGSPLQLLVDIKTDATTTLQALQRMLMPYRNYFDKSKNPYAVTIVLSGNVPPASEWHHYDPIFFFDGRPNIMYDSTAMKRVALISANFRDYAPLNNAKDSVSPANWIKLQEVVNQAHKAGKPFRFWGTGSDAYNYQRLLELGVNYIGTDQPGGLYETLQTWNK